In Rhizobium lusitanum, a genomic segment contains:
- the sfnG gene encoding dimethylsulfone monooxygenase SfnG, with translation MTLSNTTNEALKFAYWVPNVSGGLVISNIEQRTSWTIEYNRKLAQIAEASGFEYALSQIRFTAGYGAEFQHESVAFSHALLESTTTLKVIAALLPGPWNPALAAKQIATINHLTNGRVAVNIVSGWFRGEFAAIGEHWLDHDERYRRSEEFIRALRGIWTEESFTFRGDFYRFNEYSLKPKPIDPQPEIFQGGSSRAARDMAARVSDWYFTNGNTPAEIRKQVDDLKSKARENGHSVRVGVNAFAIVRETEEEAKAVLAEIIEKANPEAVKAFGHEVKNAGKSSPEGEGNWAKSSFEDLVQYNDGFRSNLIGTPQQVAERVVELKRAGADLILLGFLHFQEEVEYFGKHVIPLVRELEEAASAQAVAAE, from the coding sequence ATGACATTGTCCAACACCACAAACGAAGCGCTCAAATTCGCCTATTGGGTGCCGAATGTTTCGGGCGGCCTGGTGATCTCGAACATCGAGCAGCGCACGAGCTGGACGATCGAGTATAACAGAAAACTCGCGCAGATCGCGGAAGCCAGCGGTTTCGAATATGCCCTGAGCCAGATCCGCTTCACCGCCGGCTACGGCGCGGAATTCCAGCATGAATCCGTTGCCTTTAGCCATGCATTGCTTGAATCGACGACCACACTCAAAGTTATCGCGGCGCTCCTTCCCGGACCGTGGAACCCGGCCCTTGCGGCAAAGCAGATCGCGACCATCAATCACCTGACCAATGGGCGTGTTGCCGTCAACATCGTCAGCGGCTGGTTCCGCGGCGAGTTCGCGGCAATCGGCGAGCACTGGCTCGATCATGATGAGCGCTATCGCCGGTCGGAAGAATTCATCCGGGCGCTGCGCGGTATCTGGACCGAAGAGAGCTTCACCTTCCGTGGCGACTTCTATCGCTTCAACGAATATTCGCTGAAGCCGAAGCCGATCGACCCGCAGCCGGAAATCTTCCAGGGCGGCTCTTCACGGGCGGCCCGCGACATGGCGGCGCGCGTGTCCGACTGGTATTTCACCAACGGCAATACACCGGCCGAGATCCGCAAGCAGGTCGATGACCTCAAGTCGAAGGCGCGCGAGAACGGCCATTCCGTTCGCGTCGGCGTCAATGCCTTTGCGATCGTCCGCGAGACGGAGGAGGAAGCCAAGGCCGTTCTTGCCGAGATCATCGAGAAAGCCAATCCGGAAGCGGTGAAGGCCTTCGGGCATGAGGTGAAGAATGCCGGCAAGTCATCGCCGGAAGGCGAAGGCAATTGGGCAAAATCCTCCTTCGAGGATCTCGTTCAGTACAATGATGGTTTCCGTTCGAACCTCATCGGCACGCCGCAACAGGTCGCGGAGCGGGTCGTCGAGCTGAAGCGGGCGGGAGCAGACCTGATCCTGCTCGGCTTCCTGCACTTTCAGGAAGAGGTCGAATATTTCGGCAAGCATGTGATCCCGCTGGTTCGCGAACTCGAAGAGGCCGCTAGCGCGCAGGCCGTCGCGGCCGAATAA
- a CDS encoding SfnB family sulfur acquisition oxidoreductase: MTLSQVNTENAVQAVPAIPRPTAPAHVIKDDAEAIAVARGLATEFVKESAKRDRERIWPVAELDAFSQSGLWSINVPKAFGGPEVSYATLAKVIEIISAADSSIGQIAQNHLGVVAAIRTVSDPEQQKLLFAEVLKGTRFGNAFSEFGSKRAVDFETRFTDAGDHVVVNGRKFYSSGALLAHLVPIVALDDEGRAWYAIAQRDAPGLTVIDDWSSFGQRTTLSGTVLLDNVKVPKTHLVPGYKGYEVPTADGAIFQIIQVAVDTGIAQAAIDETVDFVRTKSRAWVDSGVENAWDDPYTIQAVGDLTLRLHAAQALLEKAGYAIDRAVLNPTADTVAEAQIATAEAKVLSTEIAIAATNKLFELAGTRSTLAEHNLDRHWRNARTHTLHDPVRWKYSILGKFFLNGEKPPLHAWS, translated from the coding sequence ATGACGCTTTCACAGGTTAATACAGAAAACGCCGTCCAAGCCGTGCCGGCCATACCCCGCCCGACCGCGCCCGCCCATGTCATCAAGGATGATGCCGAAGCGATCGCGGTCGCCAGGGGGCTCGCCACCGAGTTCGTCAAGGAGTCGGCCAAGCGCGACCGCGAGCGGATCTGGCCGGTTGCCGAGCTGGATGCCTTCTCTCAAAGCGGCCTCTGGTCCATCAATGTGCCGAAGGCGTTCGGTGGCCCGGAGGTCTCCTACGCAACACTCGCCAAGGTGATCGAGATCATATCGGCGGCGGATTCCTCGATCGGCCAGATCGCCCAGAACCATCTGGGCGTGGTCGCTGCGATACGGACCGTGTCGGATCCCGAGCAGCAGAAGCTTCTTTTCGCCGAGGTTCTGAAGGGCACGCGCTTCGGCAATGCCTTCTCGGAGTTCGGCTCAAAGCGGGCGGTGGATTTCGAGACCCGCTTCACCGATGCCGGCGATCATGTCGTCGTCAACGGGCGCAAGTTCTATTCCTCCGGCGCACTGCTTGCCCATCTCGTGCCGATCGTGGCGCTCGATGACGAGGGGCGGGCCTGGTATGCGATTGCGCAGCGCGATGCGCCGGGCCTCACCGTCATCGACGACTGGTCCTCCTTCGGTCAGCGCACGACGCTCTCCGGTACGGTTCTGCTCGACAACGTCAAGGTGCCGAAGACGCATCTCGTGCCGGGATACAAGGGATACGAGGTGCCGACGGCCGATGGCGCGATCTTCCAGATCATTCAGGTCGCGGTCGATACCGGCATCGCGCAGGCAGCTATCGACGAGACTGTCGACTTCGTGCGCACCAAGAGCCGCGCCTGGGTGGATAGCGGCGTCGAGAACGCCTGGGACGACCCCTATACGATCCAGGCCGTTGGTGACCTGACGCTGCGCCTGCATGCCGCACAAGCTCTTCTGGAAAAAGCAGGCTATGCGATCGACCGGGCAGTGCTGAACCCGACGGCCGATACCGTCGCCGAAGCGCAGATCGCGACGGCGGAAGCCAAGGTGCTCTCGACCGAAATCGCAATCGCGGCCACCAACAAGCTGTTCGAGCTGGCGGGCACCCGCTCGACGCTTGCCGAACACAATCTCGACCGCCATTGGCGCAACGCACGTACCCACACGCTGCACGATCCGGTGCGGTGGAAATATTCGATCCTCGGAAAATTCTTCCTGAATGGTGAGAAACCGCCGCTCCACGCCTGGAGCTGA
- a CDS encoding lactonase family protein produces MVRLSSGIFASVIAASAILTATDSALARTFVYVSAATDGKIDGYSMDEKAGTLTPIETVDAGKMVMPMTVSPDKKHLYAVVRSQPYRVLTLAIDPATGKLTQEAVAALPDSMPYVSTDPSGRLLFTSAYGGNKIAVLPIGTDGRVTDGARQMILTGRNAHSIVSDPSGKYVFATNLGSDVVLQFVLNPETGMLEPNNPAQVATKPGFGPRHIIFSPDGKMVYVLTELTGHVIHYALDPAKGTLSEVESVASVPDDAGLSPGIAPPAPPAFNATTPAAAPVDDGKPKVWAADIGITPNGKFLYTTERTTSKIALFHVADGSGNLRYVTNYPTEKQPRGIRIDPSGRFLVATGEKSDKIAVYVIDQVNGALTPIDRYPVSAGANWVEIVTLP; encoded by the coding sequence GTGGTTAGGTTATCATCTGGAATTTTTGCCTCGGTCATTGCCGCTTCAGCGATACTGACGGCGACCGACAGCGCACTTGCCCGGACATTCGTCTACGTTTCTGCCGCGACCGACGGAAAGATCGACGGCTACAGCATGGACGAAAAAGCCGGCACCCTTACCCCGATCGAAACGGTCGATGCGGGCAAGATGGTCATGCCGATGACGGTCAGCCCCGATAAAAAGCATCTCTACGCGGTCGTTCGCTCGCAGCCCTACCGGGTGTTGACGCTGGCGATCGATCCTGCGACCGGCAAGCTGACGCAAGAAGCGGTCGCAGCCCTGCCCGACAGCATGCCCTATGTGTCGACCGATCCATCCGGACGTCTGCTCTTCACCTCGGCCTATGGCGGAAACAAGATCGCCGTACTGCCGATCGGCACGGATGGCCGCGTGACGGACGGCGCCCGCCAGATGATCCTGACCGGACGCAACGCTCACTCGATCGTCAGCGACCCCTCCGGCAAATATGTCTTCGCGACCAATCTCGGCTCCGATGTCGTGCTTCAGTTCGTGCTCAATCCCGAGACCGGCATGCTGGAGCCGAACAATCCCGCGCAGGTCGCCACCAAGCCGGGCTTCGGGCCGCGCCACATCATTTTCTCGCCGGACGGAAAAATGGTCTATGTCCTCACCGAACTGACCGGCCATGTCATCCACTATGCGCTCGACCCCGCCAAGGGGACGCTGAGCGAAGTCGAAAGCGTCGCCTCGGTTCCCGACGATGCGGGATTGTCTCCGGGCATTGCCCCGCCGGCCCCGCCGGCATTCAATGCCACGACGCCGGCGGCCGCACCTGTCGATGATGGCAAGCCGAAAGTCTGGGCCGCCGATATCGGCATCACCCCGAACGGCAAGTTCCTCTACACGACCGAGCGAACCACCAGCAAGATCGCCCTCTTCCATGTCGCGGATGGCAGCGGAAACCTACGCTATGTCACCAATTATCCGACCGAAAAGCAGCCGCGCGGCATCCGCATCGATCCGTCGGGCCGCTTCCTGGTCGCGACCGGCGAAAAATCCGACAAGATCGCCGTCTATGTCATCGATCAGGTCAACGGCGCGCTCACACCGATCGACCGCTATCCGGTCAGTGCCGGCGCGAACTGGGTCGAAATCGTCACCCTGCCCTGA
- a CDS encoding mannonate dehydratase: MYVGTQVGARDDDDYRIFAQLGLKHICADPPGKPESWTLSDLERLRDKVESYGLILDMIQLPLPSNPIEQASYPDILLAGPNRDRQIDAVCKLIEDVATAGIPAAKYNLNLIGIPRTPEELGRGGSHNASFRWDKADHQAAPGLAGVLSEDENWERIDYFLERVVPVAESNRVRLACHPHDPYTPPGYRGVTRVLGTVEGLKKFVLMRESPYHGLNFCQGSIGEMLDNPREEIDDIIRWFGTRGKIFNVHFRNIRGGKLSFMETFPDEGDMDMVRSTRIYKEVGYQYMLMPDHVPTISGRDPTGVAFAYCYGYIAALVQSLQNA; encoded by the coding sequence GTGTATGTAGGAACACAGGTCGGCGCGCGGGACGATGATGACTACCGCATTTTCGCGCAATTGGGGCTGAAGCACATTTGTGCTGACCCGCCCGGAAAGCCCGAGAGCTGGACGCTCTCCGATCTGGAACGTCTCCGCGACAAGGTCGAAAGCTATGGGCTCATCCTGGATATGATCCAGCTACCCCTGCCTTCCAACCCGATCGAGCAGGCCTCCTATCCCGACATCCTTCTGGCAGGTCCTAATCGCGACCGGCAGATCGACGCTGTCTGCAAGCTGATCGAGGATGTTGCCACCGCCGGCATCCCTGCTGCGAAATACAATCTCAACCTAATCGGTATCCCCCGCACACCGGAGGAACTGGGACGCGGCGGCTCGCACAATGCCAGCTTTCGCTGGGACAAGGCCGATCATCAGGCAGCGCCCGGCCTTGCCGGTGTCCTATCGGAAGACGAGAACTGGGAGCGGATCGACTATTTCCTTGAGCGCGTCGTTCCCGTCGCAGAAAGCAATCGCGTCCGCCTCGCCTGCCATCCGCATGACCCTTATACGCCGCCGGGTTACCGCGGCGTGACGCGTGTCCTCGGCACGGTGGAAGGCCTGAAGAAATTCGTGCTGATGCGCGAAAGCCCCTATCACGGCCTGAACTTCTGCCAAGGCTCGATCGGCGAGATGCTCGACAATCCGCGCGAAGAGATCGACGACATCATCCGCTGGTTCGGAACGCGCGGCAAGATCTTCAACGTCCACTTCCGCAATATCCGTGGCGGCAAGCTGTCCTTCATGGAGACCTTCCCGGACGAGGGCGACATGGACATGGTCCGCTCCACCCGGATCTACAAGGAGGTCGGCTATCAATACATGCTGATGCCCGATCACGTACCGACGATCAGCGGCCGCGACCCGACCGGCGTCGCCTTCGCCTACTGCTACGGCTACATCGCCGCCCTCGTTCAGTCGCTTCAAAACGCCTGA
- a CDS encoding ABC transporter ATP-binding protein: MPAASYSFDALATGALLQDAIEQVGRSSSSPVDEKSVPDASEDVNGLALHGISLSFGGVAALVDVDLSVKPGEIRAIIGPNGAGKSSLINVISGVYRSDRGHVRIGSTSYRHVPTERLASLGVSRTFQNLALFKGLSVIDNVVAGLAHRVRSTFAEQVLGLPRARREEADTRERAVRILEFLHLNHVGNRLAGTLPYGLQKRVELARALVAEPKILLLDEPMAGMTATEKNDMADFIRAARDQYETTVILIEHDIGVVMQLSDRIAVLDYGRKIADGTPDEIRTDQSVIDAYLGVAPENEDGEGI, from the coding sequence ATGCCCGCCGCAAGTTATTCCTTCGACGCACTGGCAACCGGTGCGTTACTACAGGATGCCATAGAACAGGTTGGCCGCAGCTCTTCATCGCCCGTGGACGAAAAGAGCGTGCCGGATGCGTCCGAGGATGTGAATGGTCTCGCATTGCACGGGATCAGCCTGTCGTTTGGTGGTGTTGCGGCTCTCGTTGACGTTGATCTCTCGGTCAAACCCGGTGAAATCCGCGCGATCATCGGGCCAAATGGGGCCGGCAAGAGCTCGCTGATCAACGTTATCAGCGGTGTCTATCGTTCGGACCGTGGTCATGTGCGTATCGGCTCCACCTCGTATCGGCATGTGCCGACCGAAAGACTGGCATCCCTCGGCGTGAGCCGAACCTTCCAGAACCTGGCCTTGTTCAAAGGCTTGAGCGTCATCGACAATGTTGTCGCCGGTCTGGCGCATCGGGTGCGCTCGACCTTTGCCGAACAGGTTCTGGGTCTTCCCCGCGCGCGACGGGAAGAGGCGGATACGCGTGAGCGTGCAGTTCGCATCCTTGAATTCCTCCATCTCAACCATGTCGGCAACCGCTTGGCGGGGACGCTGCCCTATGGCCTGCAAAAACGCGTCGAGCTTGCCCGCGCCCTGGTGGCCGAGCCGAAGATCTTGCTTCTGGACGAGCCCATGGCGGGCATGACGGCGACGGAAAAGAACGACATGGCGGATTTTATCCGGGCCGCCCGCGATCAATACGAAACGACGGTGATCCTCATCGAGCACGATATCGGCGTGGTCATGCAGCTATCCGACCGGATCGCCGTGCTGGATTACGGTCGCAAGATTGCCGACGGGACGCCGGACGAGATCCGTACCGACCAGAGCGTCATCGATGCCTATCTCGGCGTTGCGCCGGAAAATGAAGACGGGGAGGGCATCTGA
- a CDS encoding branched-chain amino acid ABC transporter permease has translation MAVVTADLHSTQPSYRWLAPAALLAVAYLVVPFIGSTYLYEAILVPFLALSLAGVGLNLLTGYAGQVSLGSAAFMAVGAFAAYNFNLRVDGLPLIVSILLAGLCAAAVGIVFGLPSLRLRGFYLAVSTLAAQFFVQWALTKFSWFSNDSASGVIDAPPLTLVGVEFTGPVGRYLFSLTVVVVLTFFAHRLATSQTGRNFIAVRDNETAARIIGVPVLKTKLLAFAISSFIIAVAGVLWAFAYLRTVEPAGFNLDRSFQILFIIIIGGLASTRGAFFGAALIVVFPLVLSRLGSFLLGDLFDSGVLDMSQRIVLGALIILFLILEPDGLSSLWGKIRRRLGSAVAGRT, from the coding sequence ATGGCCGTCGTCACCGCCGATCTTCACTCCACGCAGCCATCCTATCGCTGGTTGGCTCCGGCAGCCCTGTTAGCTGTTGCCTATCTCGTCGTCCCGTTCATCGGCTCGACCTATCTCTACGAGGCGATCCTCGTGCCGTTCCTGGCGCTCAGCCTGGCGGGCGTCGGCTTGAACCTGCTCACCGGCTATGCCGGTCAGGTCTCGCTCGGAAGTGCCGCCTTCATGGCCGTCGGCGCTTTCGCCGCTTATAATTTCAATCTGCGCGTCGATGGCCTGCCGCTGATCGTTAGCATTCTGTTGGCTGGTCTCTGCGCTGCGGCGGTCGGCATCGTCTTCGGCCTGCCAAGCCTCCGGTTGAGAGGCTTCTATCTCGCCGTCTCGACGCTCGCCGCGCAGTTCTTCGTGCAATGGGCGCTGACCAAGTTCAGCTGGTTTTCCAACGACTCGGCCTCCGGTGTCATCGACGCGCCACCGCTGACGCTGGTGGGCGTGGAGTTCACCGGTCCGGTCGGTCGCTATCTCTTTTCGCTCACGGTCGTTGTCGTGTTGACCTTCTTTGCCCACCGGCTGGCGACCTCGCAGACCGGCCGCAACTTCATTGCGGTCAGAGACAATGAGACGGCGGCGCGGATCATCGGCGTACCCGTGCTGAAGACCAAGCTGCTGGCCTTTGCCATTTCCTCCTTCATCATTGCTGTCGCGGGCGTTCTCTGGGCCTTCGCCTATCTGAGGACCGTGGAGCCGGCCGGTTTCAATCTCGACCGGTCTTTCCAGATCCTTTTCATCATCATCATCGGCGGGCTCGCCTCGACGCGGGGCGCCTTTTTCGGGGCAGCGCTGATTGTCGTCTTCCCGCTTGTCCTGTCGCGCCTCGGTTCATTCCTGCTTGGCGACCTGTTCGATTCCGGTGTGCTCGATATGAGCCAGCGCATCGTGCTCGGCGCCCTGATCATCCTGTTTCTGATCCTCGAACCGGACGGGCTTTCCTCGCTCTGGGGCAAGATCCGAAGGCGGCTCGGCTCGGCTGTCGCCGGGCGAACCTGA
- a CDS encoding ABC transporter substrate-binding protein has translation MTMLTKLKAAVIAAGLAVSAAIPAAHADEQYFPLQSYRVGPYAAGGTGFFGGFIDYLNLINTRDGGVNGVKLTWSEAETQYEVERGVEAYERLKSNPNIAAWNPLSVGIAYAMIDRITQDKVPLITINHGRTDSTDGRVFPYVFPLLLNPYSETSGIVNYIASKLGGVDKLKGKKIVVLYHGSPYGKETIPIYELLSQKYGFDLQQIEVPHPGNEQQAQWLTIRRAKPDYVVLRGWGVMNPVALKTAAKTGFPVDHIIGNVWSNSEEDAIPAGDAAKGYTAITTQASGTEYPIVQEIVKTLYDNGKGNLEDKKRIGSVYHNLGIVNGILNVEAIRIAQEKFGHRTLTGDEVRWGFEHLQLDPARVEALGAKGLFHSINVTWDNHEGNGYVTFQQWDGKKWNVVSDWIAPDWALLRPIIEKSSEAYAKEKGIKLRTSEDAQAVTN, from the coding sequence ATGACCATGCTTACGAAACTGAAAGCCGCAGTCATTGCGGCCGGTCTGGCCGTCTCGGCCGCCATACCGGCGGCACATGCGGACGAACAATATTTCCCGCTGCAGAGCTACCGCGTCGGACCCTATGCGGCTGGCGGCACCGGCTTCTTCGGCGGCTTCATCGACTATCTCAACCTCATCAACACGCGTGACGGCGGCGTCAACGGCGTCAAGCTCACCTGGTCGGAAGCGGAAACCCAGTATGAGGTCGAGCGTGGCGTCGAGGCCTATGAACGCTTGAAGAGCAACCCGAACATCGCCGCCTGGAACCCGCTTTCCGTCGGCATCGCCTATGCGATGATCGACCGCATCACCCAGGACAAGGTGCCGCTGATCACCATCAACCACGGCCGCACGGACTCCACCGACGGCCGCGTCTTCCCCTATGTCTTTCCGCTGCTCCTCAATCCTTATAGCGAGACCTCGGGCATCGTGAACTACATCGCCTCGAAGCTCGGCGGCGTCGATAAGCTGAAGGGCAAGAAGATCGTCGTGCTCTATCACGGTTCGCCTTACGGCAAGGAAACCATTCCGATCTACGAACTGCTGTCGCAAAAATACGGCTTCGACCTGCAGCAGATTGAAGTGCCGCATCCCGGCAACGAGCAGCAGGCGCAATGGCTGACGATCCGCCGCGCCAAGCCGGATTACGTGGTGCTGCGCGGCTGGGGTGTCATGAACCCGGTCGCCCTGAAGACGGCGGCCAAGACCGGATTCCCCGTCGACCATATCATCGGCAACGTCTGGTCGAACTCCGAGGAAGACGCGATCCCGGCGGGCGATGCGGCCAAGGGATACACCGCCATCACCACACAGGCGTCCGGCACGGAATATCCGATCGTCCAGGAAATCGTGAAGACGCTCTATGACAACGGCAAGGGTAATCTCGAGGACAAGAAGCGCATCGGCTCGGTCTACCACAATCTCGGTATCGTCAACGGCATCCTGAACGTCGAGGCGATCCGTATTGCTCAGGAGAAATTCGGACATCGCACGCTGACCGGCGACGAGGTTCGTTGGGGCTTCGAGCATCTGCAGCTTGATCCTGCTCGCGTCGAGGCGCTGGGCGCCAAGGGCCTCTTTCACTCGATCAACGTCACCTGGGACAATCACGAGGGCAATGGCTACGTGACCTTCCAGCAGTGGGACGGCAAGAAATGGAACGTCGTCTCCGATTGGATCGCGCCGGATTGGGCATTGCTGCGTCCGATCATCGAAAAGTCCTCCGAGGCCTATGCCAAGGAAAAGGGCATCAAGTTGCGCACCTCTGAAGACGCGCAGGCCGTGACGAACTGA
- the kdgD gene encoding 5-dehydro-4-deoxyglucarate dehydratase, protein MNPLELKKAVGSGLLSFPVTHFDNDLKFDEAKYRRHVEWLSGYDAAALFAAGGTGEFFSLSPAEVPQVVHAAKAVAGNTPIISGTGYGTSIAVEIAKAAEKAGADGLLLLPPYLMFAEQEGLIAHVKAVCQSVGIGVIVYNRDNAVLNADSIARLADACPNLIGFKDGVGDVDKVIEITTKLQDRLVYVGGMPTHEVYAQAYFAAGVTTYSSAVFNFVPALAQRFYGALRTGDQATVNEILKGFFFPFVALRNRKKGYAVSIIKAGLRVLGQDPGPVRPPLTDLTPEELAALAKIIETAKAA, encoded by the coding sequence ATGAACCCGCTTGAACTGAAAAAGGCTGTCGGCAGCGGTCTGCTGTCCTTCCCTGTCACCCATTTTGACAACGACCTGAAATTCGACGAGGCCAAATATCGCCGCCATGTCGAATGGCTGTCCGGCTATGATGCCGCCGCCCTGTTCGCCGCCGGCGGCACCGGGGAGTTCTTCTCCCTTAGTCCCGCCGAAGTCCCGCAGGTCGTCCACGCTGCAAAAGCGGTCGCCGGCAATACGCCGATCATTTCGGGAACCGGATATGGTACCTCGATCGCCGTCGAGATCGCCAAGGCAGCCGAGAAAGCAGGCGCTGACGGCCTGCTCCTCCTGCCGCCTTACCTGATGTTTGCAGAACAGGAAGGCCTGATCGCCCACGTCAAGGCGGTCTGCCAGTCCGTCGGCATCGGCGTCATCGTCTACAATCGCGACAATGCCGTCTTGAACGCCGACAGCATCGCGCGGCTCGCCGACGCATGCCCGAACCTCATCGGCTTCAAGGACGGCGTTGGCGATGTCGACAAGGTGATCGAGATCACCACCAAGCTCCAGGATCGTCTGGTCTATGTCGGCGGCATGCCGACGCATGAGGTCTACGCCCAAGCCTATTTCGCCGCCGGCGTCACGACCTACTCCTCCGCCGTCTTCAACTTCGTGCCCGCGCTTGCCCAGCGCTTCTATGGCGCACTGCGGACTGGAGACCAAGCAACCGTCAATGAAATCCTCAAGGGCTTCTTCTTCCCGTTCGTGGCCCTGCGCAATCGGAAGAAGGGCTATGCGGTCTCGATCATCAAGGCTGGCCTGCGCGTGCTCGGACAGGATCCCGGCCCCGTGCGCCCGCCATTGACCGACCTGACGCCTGAGGAACTGGCTGCACTCGCAAAGATCATCGAGACAGCCAAGGCCGCGTAA
- a CDS encoding branched-chain amino acid ABC transporter permease: MADFDWSFFIEVLVGGLLSGVMYSLVAIGFVLIYKTSGVLNFAQGSMLLFAALTFVSLVERGVPFALAFALTFAVMVLIGIAIERTVLRPLTNKPPITLFMATLGLSYIIEGAAQLIWGTQVHGLDLGIEDLPLDFGGVLVSQFDIFAAAVAAGMVALLSIFFRYTRVGLAFRAVADDQFAALAVGLKLPWIWATVWAAAGVVALVAGLLWGARLGVQFSLSLVVLKALPVLVLGGFDSILGAIVGGLLIGATEKLAEVYIGEYFGGGIESWFAYVVALAFLLIRPSGLFGQKLVERV, translated from the coding sequence ATGGCGGATTTCGACTGGTCGTTTTTCATCGAGGTGCTGGTTGGCGGCTTGCTGTCGGGCGTCATGTATTCGCTTGTCGCGATCGGCTTCGTGCTGATCTACAAGACTTCGGGCGTACTCAATTTCGCTCAAGGGTCGATGCTGCTGTTTGCGGCGCTGACCTTCGTCAGCCTTGTCGAACGAGGCGTACCCTTCGCATTGGCCTTCGCCCTCACCTTCGCGGTCATGGTGCTGATCGGCATTGCCATCGAACGCACAGTACTGCGCCCGCTGACCAACAAGCCGCCGATCACCCTGTTCATGGCAACACTCGGGCTTTCCTACATCATCGAGGGCGCTGCCCAATTGATCTGGGGCACGCAGGTCCACGGGCTTGACCTCGGGATCGAGGATCTTCCTCTCGATTTTGGCGGTGTGCTTGTCAGCCAGTTCGACATCTTTGCCGCCGCCGTTGCTGCGGGAATGGTGGCGCTGCTATCGATCTTCTTCCGCTACACGCGGGTCGGTCTGGCATTCAGGGCCGTGGCGGATGATCAGTTCGCAGCCCTTGCCGTAGGGCTGAAATTGCCCTGGATCTGGGCGACGGTCTGGGCCGCCGCCGGTGTGGTGGCGCTCGTTGCGGGTCTGCTGTGGGGCGCGCGGCTCGGCGTGCAGTTCTCGCTGTCGCTGGTGGTGCTGAAGGCGCTACCCGTCCTCGTGCTCGGCGGCTTCGATTCCATTTTGGGCGCAATCGTCGGCGGCCTGCTGATCGGGGCGACCGAGAAGCTCGCGGAAGTCTATATCGGCGAATATTTCGGCGGCGGCATCGAAAGCTGGTTTGCCTATGTTGTGGCGCTCGCCTTTCTGCTCATCCGCCCCTCCGGTCTTTTCGGGCAAAAGCTCGTGGAAAGGGTCTGA
- a CDS encoding ABC transporter ATP-binding protein codes for MAGKDVLLSVDGIKATYNGAITALHGVSFTLHRGEILALLGANGAGKTTTLKAISNLLPAERGEITAGSILYEGRDVTTATPAQLVRAGLVQVLEGRHCFRNLTIEENLVSGGLGRSGSRAEIAFDLEKVYALFPRLKEKRRALAGLTSGGEQQMTAIGRALMSRPALLVLDEPSMGLAPIVVQDIFKTLRRLNVETGLSILVAEQNSAIALRYADRATVLENGVAVLSGEAAELRQRDDVKAFYLGQKSAPVPAVATVSPPLA; via the coding sequence ATGGCTGGAAAAGACGTCCTTTTGAGCGTTGATGGTATCAAGGCGACCTATAATGGAGCGATCACCGCGCTCCACGGCGTCAGCTTCACGCTGCATCGCGGCGAGATCCTTGCCCTGCTCGGCGCCAACGGTGCCGGCAAGACGACGACGCTGAAAGCCATTTCGAACCTGCTTCCAGCCGAACGTGGCGAAATCACCGCCGGCAGCATCCTTTACGAAGGCCGGGATGTCACGACGGCAACACCTGCCCAGCTCGTGCGTGCCGGCCTGGTGCAAGTGCTGGAAGGCCGGCATTGCTTTCGCAATCTGACCATCGAGGAAAACCTCGTTTCCGGCGGCCTCGGCCGCAGCGGTTCGCGTGCGGAGATCGCCTTCGATCTGGAGAAAGTCTACGCGCTTTTCCCTCGGCTGAAGGAGAAGCGCCGCGCTCTGGCTGGCCTCACCTCCGGCGGCGAACAGCAAATGACGGCGATCGGCCGCGCGCTGATGTCACGCCCGGCCCTGCTGGTCCTCGACGAGCCTTCCATGGGGCTCGCGCCGATCGTCGTGCAGGACATTTTCAAGACGCTGCGGCGGTTAAACGTTGAAACCGGCCTTTCCATTCTGGTCGCGGAACAGAATTCTGCGATCGCGCTACGCTATGCCGACCGGGCGACCGTCCTTGAAAACGGCGTCGCCGTGCTTTCCGGAGAGGCAGCCGAACTGCGCCAGCGCGATGATGTCAAGGCGTTCTATCTGGGCCAGAAATCCGCTCCGGTACCTGCCGTCGCGACAGTAAGTCCTCCACTAGCCTGA